A region of the Leptolyngbya sp. CCY15150 genome:
ATGAACGCTTCGCCCGTGGGGCTGATATTGAGCGTGTGCAGAAAATCGCTGATCTGAGACAGCGTGATGTCAATGGCCAGGACGCCGGTGAGCTGATTCCCGGCATCGTAGAGGGGCATGGCGGCCGTGATCCCTAGGTGGGCATAGTCTGTGGAGGCAAACCGGTAAATGGGACTCCAGGCCGGGCCGCGAGCCTGCTCCACGGCTTCATACCAAGGGCGCGATCGCGGATCATACTCCAGGGTAGACAGCAATCCGGTCACGTTGCCAAACGGATCGAGGGCTAGGTTTTGGCGATCGCCCCCGCCCTGCTTCAGCCACAGCAGCATTTCTCCCGTTTCTCGATGCTGCACCCCCACAAACTCACCCTCCGCCGTGCCCAGGTAGATGCTGCTAAGGTGGCGATTGATCTGAACCTGTTGCCAAAAATAGCGATAGAGCTGCTCAAGATCCTCGGTGGGTAAATAGCCCGCTTCAACCGCAGCCTGGTTAATGTGGTTAAACTGCTGGGGTACCTCAAGGTAAGCCTGCACATGCTGATCAATGCGTGCTGTAATCTCGGTGCTCAACTGCATGGTGAGCGTATCCACCGAACGCTGGCCATTGCGAATCACCAGCCAGCCGATCAGGCCAACCGCCGTGGAAATTTGCACCACAAACGCCGTGATCAGTAAGGTGCGCAGCGATAGCTTGTTGATGACAGCAGAGCCAAGACCAGAACGAGCAAGACTAGACATAAGGGCGATCGCAACCTATTCTCTAGTGGGCGTCAAACACCAAACAGATGTATCGGCACAAACGCCATGGCCGCCTCATCGTTGGATCAGGCACCCCCGGCGGTCTCCTATGTCTGTCGCAAGCACGTCTCAGCCACGCGACCTAGTGCCGACTTGAACCTATTCGCTGTAGATGCTCAACCAGCCTAGCCAACAGTCCGTATAAACTCGGATCTTTTTCCAAGGTTCACGATGAGCAGAATTTATACTGGCTAGCTCATTCCAAGGCCATAGGAGAGTAGCCCTAGCATAACCTAACCACCTTGGTTCCTGGGATGACTTCAGGAGATCCCAGGCAATGGAGGATAGATCATTGCCTTACGTCGATTGAGCCATCTCTAGAATCTTCTCGGCGATCGCCCCTGGTACCGGAATAACTGATAGGCGATTCCCCCGACGCACGACCCATAAATCGTCAGGGCTAAAGGTCTCGCGCAGGTGATCTAGGGTGATTATATCCGTGAACTTACGGACAAACGCCACCCGCACGGTTTGCCAGCGCGGTGCCGCCGGGGTTGATTTGGCATCGTAGTAATGGCTTTGGGGATCAAACTGGGTGGGATCGACGACACCCGACTCCGTCACCTCCATCAGCCCCACAATCCCCGGCGGCTTGGTGTTGGAATGGTAGAAAAACACTAAATCACCCACCTGCATCTCGCGCAGGAAGTTGCGGGCTTGGTAATTGCGCACCCCGTCCCAGAGGGTGCTGGTGTCTGCGGCCAGGCGATCGATGCCGTAGACATCCGGTTCGGACTTCATGAGCCAATAGTTCATGGTGAACAGCTTGTCAGAGGTAGGGTACAGCGTGCCAGCGATAGAATAGCCCCCAACCTCTAGACCAGGCAAGCTCTACCGTCGCCCTAGGTTCCAGGACAAGAGAGGCTAGATAGCTGCTTCCCTACGGTGTGAACCGAGACCGTGATCGTAGATGTTTGCCATGCCGGGTCGAGGCGATCGGGTTGGGGCGATCGGGTCGGGACTCTATTAGATCGGGACTCTATCGGGTAGAACCTAGGCGCCGGGCGGCGGCAGTTCGCCCAAAATCGTAAACCGCACGTGGTTGATGGCCAGCTGGCCGATGGATAACTCCTCGGGCATGTCTGGCGCGCGAAGCTTTTCAAAGGAAATGCCTTTGCTAATTTCGGCGTGGTACCAGGGCAGGCCCATGAAGAACCGCGTGGGGTAGGGGCCGCCCTCGATCGTATCATCGACGTTGGATTCCATGGGTACCCAGCCACAGTCAGGGATGAAGAACTCTAGCCACACATGGTTGAAGTCGGGCTGGAGGGGCACCTGTTGGCGATCGCAGGGCTGGGGACATTTGTAGCGGCCCACGGTGCGGCAGGCAATGCCATTCAGACGAAAGAGGGCCAGCAGCACGCCCACATATTCTCCACAGGAGCCAACGCCGCGATCGAGGGCAATGTCGGGGGTATCAATGTGGGGCTTGATGCCGTAGGAGAGGCGATCGTAGACATAGTCGCGAATGCGTAGGGCCTGGCGCAAGATATTGGTTTCCCGACCGATCGCTTCTCGGGCAGCGGCTTGGATGATGGGCGTTTCCATGGCCAGGTCATCATCATCCACCAAGTATTGGGTTTGGAAGTCGCTGGGCAGGGGAGGAGCCGAT
Encoded here:
- a CDS encoding EVE domain-containing protein; its protein translation is MNYWLMKSEPDVYGIDRLAADTSTLWDGVRNYQARNFLREMQVGDLVFFYHSNTKPPGIVGLMEVTESGVVDPTQFDPQSHYYDAKSTPAAPRWQTVRVAFVRKFTDIITLDHLRETFSPDDLWVVRRGNRLSVIPVPGAIAEKILEMAQST